The Paludibacter jiangxiensis DNA segment TCCATACCGCAAAAGAGCCTTTTTAAGGCTCTTTTTTTTTGCCTAAACCCAAATTCAAATACTGAATATCAGCAACTTACAAACACTTAGGCAAAATTTACATACTCACAGATAACCAGAAAAATTGTACCGGTTTTGTACCGCTTTTTGATACCCACATTTGTTTTTTGAAAAAAATATACTTTACTTTGCAGAACCTTTTTTTAATGTTTTGCAGATTAGAGTATGGAAAAAATGATTTTGACGGTTATTTATAACCGCAAAGGTCAGTTGTCCAAAAACGGCACGGCCTTAATTCAAGTACGCACGTACTTAAACGGATGCTCAAAGTATTTCGGTACTGGTATTAAAATTACCCCCGACCAATGGGATAAAAAGCACTCCAAAGTAAAAAACCACACCAACGCTTTACGGCTCAATAAACAAATTTCTGATTTCCTCACGAAATTAGAAGATATTGAACTAACCCGCCGTAACGCAAAAAAGCCTTTTACACTCGACATTTTGAGCGAAGCGATAACCGGAAACCGCCCGGAGAGTTTCACCCAATTTATGGAAATGGAGATAAAAGCCGACCGCACAGCCGCCCCGGCTACAAAGGTAATGCAAACAACCACTTTCAACGCCCTTTGTGAGTTCCGAAAATCAATAACCTTTGACGAATTGACATTTGAACTTATGAGCGATTTTGAGCGTTATTTGCTCGGAAAGAAACTGCACGTAAACACGGTACACAAGTATTTTCGGCACATTCGCAAATTTGTAAACCTTGCCATAAACAAGGATTATTTAGAACTGAATAAATACCCGTTCCGAAAATTCAAGCTAAAAAGCGAAACAACCGAACGGGAATACCTCACCCCGGAAGAATTGCAGGCAATCGAGAACCTGACATTTACCACCGAAAACGCCCATCTTGAAAAGATACGGGACATGTTTATATTTTCATGTTATTGCGGTTTGCGGTTTTCCGACATTTCGGCACTAAACAAGGATAATGTACACACCATAGACGGGGAAACATGGCTAATCCTGAAAATGCAGAAAACCAGCGAACCGATAAGGATACCGCTTTACATGCTGTTTGCCGGGCGTGGCGTGGAGATATTGAACCGCTACACCCTACCCGACCGGAAATACTTCTTTGATGCCTACACCAACCAATATGTAAACCGGAGCTTAAAAGACATTGCCTCATTGGCAAAGATAAAAAAGTGCGTTACATTCCACACCGCCCGGCACACACAGGCAACATATCTGCTTTACAAAGGCGTAAGCATTACCAGCGTGCAAAAGCTGTTAGGGCACAAAAAACTACAAACGACACAAATTTACAGCAAGGTGATGGATAAAACCCTGCTCAACGAACTGCAAACGGTTAATTTTGGGTAACAAAATTGTATCTTTGCAGGGAATCAGATTTTAACACACCATCAGAAACGACAGGAAAACTGATACAGTTTGTAAATAACTAAAAAACTGGCATATGGGAAAGATAACGGTAAGGCATTATTTGAATACTAAATTAAAACCCGAGGTTTGTAATGACAATTATATTTGTTTCCCTATTTACTTGACTATCACAGTAAATAGTAAAAACATAAAGAGAAAAAGCCACATAACAGAATTTGTGTCTGCAAAGGAACTGGAAAATGATTTTGTAGATATGCCGCAAATAAAAACACACTTAGACTATGAAGCGGATTTGATAACAAGAATTATAAGGCTATACATTTCAGACATAGACAATAGAGCCATAAAAAATAATCTGGTGTCATTTTTCGATCTAAAAGGATATAACAGCAAGGACAATTTTATAAACCTACTAAATGCCTATATTGATTTTTATAGTCATTCCATTTATGAAGCTGTTTACAATCAATGTAGTAGTAAGATAGAAAACGAGGTTTTTGAAAGGCTAAAAACAGTATTTAATTTTGCAGATAAGACAGAGGCTCAAAGATTTTTTAGCTATCAGAATCCAATAGAGGAAGCGGATTTTATCTACAAGAATTTAAGCCGGGAAAGTATAGAATATCTTGTGTTGCGGGAAAGATTAAAAAGCTTTTTAGCTACATATGCCAATAAAACAGGGTACGACATTCCATTAATAGACTGGAAAGAAAATCTAATACAAGGCGAATTAAAAGCATTTTTAGAAACGTATAGACGAAAATCGGAATATTACATAAAAGATGGATTTTCAATTGATAAAGCCCTAATAGAAAAATACATATCAATAATAGACAATATTGTAAACGCAGATGATTACATACAAATAGCAAAAAGCAGACGAACAACAGATTTCTAATAAATACAAAGATATACAGCTAAAAAACAGGAACTTGAAAAAATTCCTGTTTTTTTTATTCAAAAAATTGGAATAATAATTGGGTTATTCCAATTTTTGTATATAGATTTGCAAAGTCATTTCAAAACTCGAAACACTAAAAATATAAACCTATGAACGAACGATTAAAGCAAGTAAAGGAACTGCTTCCACATGGAGGCATGAAAGTAAT contains these protein-coding regions:
- a CDS encoding site-specific integrase — protein: MEKMILTVIYNRKGQLSKNGTALIQVRTYLNGCSKYFGTGIKITPDQWDKKHSKVKNHTNALRLNKQISDFLTKLEDIELTRRNAKKPFTLDILSEAITGNRPESFTQFMEMEIKADRTAAPATKVMQTTTFNALCEFRKSITFDELTFELMSDFERYLLGKKLHVNTVHKYFRHIRKFVNLAINKDYLELNKYPFRKFKLKSETTEREYLTPEELQAIENLTFTTENAHLEKIRDMFIFSCYCGLRFSDISALNKDNVHTIDGETWLILKMQKTSEPIRIPLYMLFAGRGVEILNRYTLPDRKYFFDAYTNQYVNRSLKDIASLAKIKKCVTFHTARHTQATYLLYKGVSITSVQKLLGHKKLQTTQIYSKVMDKTLLNELQTVNFG